A stretch of the Bradyrhizobium arachidis genome encodes the following:
- a CDS encoding TAXI family TRAP transporter solute-binding subunit, translating into MRNVARMALAAMMMICGSAAYAAEQGEYDPSKVSDSLKAIFQFGSTSTKQALNANTVTLITGTIGGTYVQFGADLASVLDDGNKLRVLPIVGRGSVQSVADILFLQGVDLGIVRADTLDYLERKGFAKDIKKQFTYVTKLYNEEMQVIAPKSVATLKDLEGKKVSVDLPNGGTFVTALTVFERLGIKANFVYIEQRIAMEKLKAGEIDAVIVVGGKPYKSVSTFNNDGRFHLAAVDYAKPLQNDYLPASLTAKDYPNLIKDGETVDTIAVPAVLAAYNWDAKTERYRKISQFVDAFFTKFPTLQNPPFHPKWKEVSLAAPLSGWNRLPVAQQWLDKHGVEPVARQRFEAFLKQNPAAAKVVQSETDKEALFKQFQAWEAENARAQQRK; encoded by the coding sequence ATGCGTAATGTTGCAAGGATGGCGCTTGCCGCCATGATGATGATCTGCGGCAGTGCCGCATATGCCGCCGAGCAGGGCGAATATGACCCGAGCAAGGTCTCCGACAGTCTGAAGGCGATCTTCCAGTTCGGCTCGACCTCGACCAAGCAGGCGCTCAACGCCAACACAGTGACGCTGATCACCGGCACCATCGGCGGCACCTATGTGCAGTTCGGGGCCGACCTCGCCTCCGTGCTCGACGACGGCAACAAGTTGCGCGTATTGCCGATCGTCGGCCGCGGCTCGGTGCAGAGCGTCGCCGACATTTTGTTCCTGCAGGGCGTCGACCTCGGCATCGTCCGGGCCGACACGCTCGACTATCTCGAGCGCAAGGGCTTTGCGAAGGACATCAAGAAGCAGTTCACCTATGTGACGAAGCTCTACAATGAGGAGATGCAGGTGATCGCGCCGAAGTCGGTGGCGACACTGAAGGACCTCGAAGGCAAGAAGGTCAGCGTCGATCTGCCCAATGGCGGCACCTTCGTCACCGCGCTGACGGTGTTCGAGCGGCTCGGGATCAAGGCGAACTTCGTCTATATCGAGCAGCGCATCGCGATGGAGAAATTGAAAGCCGGCGAGATCGACGCCGTGATCGTGGTCGGCGGCAAGCCGTACAAATCGGTCTCGACTTTCAACAATGACGGTCGCTTCCATCTCGCCGCCGTCGACTACGCCAAGCCGCTGCAGAACGACTATCTGCCTGCGTCGCTCACCGCAAAGGACTATCCGAACCTGATCAAGGACGGCGAGACCGTGGATACGATCGCGGTGCCCGCTGTGCTCGCGGCCTATAACTGGGATGCCAAGACCGAACGCTATCGCAAGATCTCGCAATTCGTCGACGCGTTCTTCACGAAATTCCCGACGCTGCAGAACCCGCCGTTCCATCCGAAATGGAAGGAAGTCTCGCTCGCCGCGCCCCTGTCGGGCTGGAACCGGTTGCCGGTCGCGCAGCAATGGCTCGACAAGCACGGCGTCGAGCCGGTGGCGCGACAGCGTTTTGAGGCCTTCCTGAAGCAGAATCCCGCGGCGGCCAAGGTGGTGCAGTCGGAGACCGACAAGGAAGCGCTGTTCAA